In Eulemur rufifrons isolate Redbay chromosome 15, OSU_ERuf_1, whole genome shotgun sequence, the genomic stretch CTGCACTCCCCAAaggctcccagccccagccccagccccagcccctgactccttccttcccaggaccCACGACTCTCCTTATTTCCACTCCCTGGAGCCAGCCTCAGCCACCGTGCCCACAGCACCGGGCCTCCCCTCCCTCACAGGGTCAGGGCCTCCGCCCCCAGCCTCACCGAAGGCCGCCTGGTCCTCGTTCTTCTTTCCCCCCATGGCTCAGTCTCCAGAGTGATTGGAGCCAGGGAGACCTGGCGTCTCACCTGCCACCCGCCCCGCCCTCTCCCACGTCACAGCCCCACCCCCGTCTGTGGTCCCCGACACACTCTAGTTCCTTCTCAACTCTGTACCCTGCCAGCCAGGACGCTTCAGCCTGGGACAAGGGCTCAGGGCCTGCAGACCAGTGTGAAGGACCCGGCACTCTGATAAGAAAATGCTCCCTAACCTCACAAACTACCTCAACTGTggcacactccccacccccaaagatTAAGTATCGAAATTTGCCTTTATTTAAGCCCCTGACCAGCCCCTGCCGCACATGGTCGCTCACAGCCCTCCTCCTGCCAGGCAGCTGTCCACAGCAGCCACACCTGCCCCGCTCTGGCCCTTGGACCCACGTTCCCTCTGGCTGTTgcttcttccccaccccacaccacAGTCACCCAGTTTATTACCAAacccaacatttattgagaaccaaAGAAACCCGTTGATATAGAGGCCCGATTTCAATTCATCAAACTTCGGCTGAAGGTAGGGGGCAGGTGGTGGCCAGCCCTGAAGTCGCCCTCCCAGGGAGGAGCCAGCTCTGGGAGAGAGGGGCTGTCAGACctccagggcctggctggggtcTCTGGTTAAGGAATGTGTgaaggggtggtggggagagaagaCGGCGGCACCCCCAGGCGTGGGCTGTGGGCAGCACGTGGAGGAGGGTGCTGAGCCGGTGGCCAtccaggctgggacagggagccTGTGGTCTGTTCTCAGGTGTTGACTGGGGCTAGCGAGCCGAGCTCGGGCAGCAGCTCGGGGTGGGGGTCCAGGCGGGCCAGGCGGCTCTGTTCCAGGGCAATGGCTTCAGCTGAATGCTTGCACTTCTCAGAGCCACACTGGCAGGTGAAGTATTTGCTTTTGATGTCCCAGAAGCGGTCGCCATAGTCAAACCTGCCAGGAGCACAGGAGCTTGTGGGACCTGTACTCAGTCGCCCGAAGCCCACCCAGAGACCCTGTGGATCCCACTGCCTAGGAAGGACGCAGGCACCCATCCCCATCTTCTCCAGATGGGTTCTAAGCCCTCATATAACATGTTCCATGAACTTGCAGCATCAACATCGCCCGGTAACGTCTCAGACGCCTGGCCCCATCCCaaacctattgaatcagaatttcACAGAGCAGCCCAGGACTCTTCACTGCAACACACCTCCCAGGGGACTTTTACGTACACTGAACAGAGAAGCTCGCTCTGATCCATGCTTGGAAACCAGGCACTCTCCAGCCCTCAGGTACCACGTGTCTCCTACCCCTGGCAGAGCCCCTGGAGTCTCACCCTAGCTCCTCCCCAGTCCGGATGTCTCGGGAACTGAAGAAGGCGATGCGTGGAAATCGCAGGTCTTGGTGCAGCATGAAGACCCGGACAGGAATGATGTTGGGGTCACACAGGTGGTTGATGAAGCGGCTGATGTTGCCGTAGTAACGGGCATCAATGCAGTACACCTCTCCGTCCTGAGGGCGGGGCGTCACTCTTCAtgtccaccctgccctgcccggctGGCCAACCTCCCCACTCTGACCAGTCCCTCCTCCCAGGTTTCCATCTGCTGACTTCCCAGGGGGCTCCAGAAACCCAGCCACTgggagcagggggaagggggaTCCCTGCCCACCTTGTTGTCTAGGTCAAAGAGGTAAGAATCATCCTCTCTCACATCAGCCTCGGCATCGGAGATCAGCTCCCCGACATACCTGTGAGATAGGAAGTGATGCTCTGCAGGTGAGCAAGGTCTCTCCTCACAAGCCCCTGGGACCCTCCTCCGCTACTGGTCAACAGCTCTGTCGCTGTCCATGAACCTCCCAGACCCCAGGGCATAGTGGGCCCAGAGGAGATCAGGAGGGGGGCACATGGAGACACAGGCACGTGAGGGACAACATGGCCCAATCCTGCCAACTGGGGTCCCCCTGCCAGCTGGAGCGACAGGCAGGGCTGGCAGGTGTGGGCGAGGGAAGACCGGGGGAAGCGGTGGTGGGCAGGTTAAAGGGCAGCATTCCAGCCTCAACGCCAAGCCTGTGTGGTTAAGGGGACTGACGTCTAGGGGCAGTTGGCTTGGGTGGGGACATTTGTTTGGGTTTACACACAGGCAGGTTTGTGTACTAGGAGCCCACCGGTGGGGACGGTGCCGCAGGGCTGAAGGACAGGAGGGGCCAGGGCTGCAGGAAGAGCCAGAGCCACAGGAGCGACGAGAAGCTCAGGGCATGAGTCAGGGCTGGGGACACCCACATCTGGACAGCAGTGGGGGAAGAGGAGCCAGTTGTCTAAGGGGGTGAGCAGAAGCCAGGAGAATGAAGACCAAGACACACGGAGCAGGAGCTGGGGCGGGCGTGACCGAGGACAGGCAGCGTCAGCAGACTGGGGGCAGAGGCTGATTTTGGCAGGGACAGGCAGTGAGTAGatggtggggaagctgaggctcagcaGGAAGGGGCCACTTGTCCAACAAGTTGAGAGATGACAtggtggagagaagagaaactaGAGGGCCCCTTGGACAGGAAAATGGGGCTAAAGGGCTGGTCTGTTTTTTAAAGGCGAAAGGAGAGCTGGGTGAGTTTGAGGGCCATGGGGTAGGAGCCAGGAGAAAGGGGGAGATTACAGATGCTGGGCAGAGAAAGGACTGACGGAGAGGGACAGGCCTTGCAGGTGGACAGAAAGGTAACTGTTGTCGCCTccatttcacagagaagaaaaataaggctcaaagaggtcaagtaacttggcCAGGACACCCAGCAGCGGAGCAAGGCTCAAACCCAGGCCTGTCTCCAAGACTGGTGCTTCCCCGGAAAGTAAGGGTGGGGAGGGTGCACGGCTCGGAAACACgcggagatgggggaggggagacaggctCTGTGGTCTGGGCGGTGGAGGTAGGTGGGGTCCTCGGCTGTACGGGTGCGGGTCAGAGGAGGCTGGCGGGAGAGTGGGCAGGAGAGACAAGACTCAGGAGGCCTGGGGGTCAGTGGTAGCTGTGTGCCCCTCTCCCCAGGTGGCAAggcaccccccccaccccgcaacTTACTCGCAGATGAAGGTCCCCTGGGGGATGGTCTGCAGGGCGCGGACCCCCCAGCCCATCTTGGCTGTTCTGTAGAGCTGCAGCCGaaccctgggggagggagagaggatgcCGTTGGATGCAGGCCCTGGAAAAGCCCCAGGGGAAGGGCAGGGTGGCGGGCCTGCAGGGACAGGGCCTCACTTGATGCCGCTCTGCACCACACGGTTCTTGCAGTTTCTCCAGCAGGAGCAAGCCTGGTTACACTCGAAAATCAGGGGGGGCTCAATCTTGTTAAATTCCTGCAGCAGCCGCCCGTCCTGGGgtgtggagggagaggaggacagtGATTTCTCTGGCGGGGGGTATCTTAGCTGCCCAGAAACCCCAGGACTCTACAGAAAAATCCACTGTTGACTCCAACACAGAGACaaggaggatggggtgggggtggggcacgtAAGCTCTGAGATCAGGGAACAGGAAACACATGACCATCACTCTTGATTTGCATAGACCTGGGCACAGGCTCATCGCTGTCCTGGCAGCATCCCAGAAATCCCTAAGTCTTCCCTGTCTTCTCTGTCACTTCCTCCATAGGGCAGGAGGTGAGGAAAGGTCCCAGGGAGTTGGCGTGGGGCCCGCTGCTCTGAAGGAGTGGCCAAGCATCACTGGCCAGGCGAGGGGCACGTACCTTGTCATACCAGCACCGGATGCTGAGCTGGCCGCACAGGCAGTTGGAGCTGGAGCAGTCGTCCACACACGTGCAGtgctggggcagggaggcagaaCGTCAGCTCGACCCCCAGAATTGGTCTTGGCTCAACTCTCGGGCTCCCCGAACCCCCAACCACTGTCCTTCCTTGGGTCCATGTTTCAGGACAATGGGTGGTGATGGTCCCAAAGTGAGAGGAAATCAATTTATGTTGCTGATGGGGGTGTCCCAGGGCTACCATGAGCTCATATGATACCTTAACATGACCCAGAAAAGGGACTGTTTCCCCTGGGTGGATGCAACCCCTTGCCAGGACTCCCTCTCAGCGCCCGTCCCCTTGGCCAGATGCCCCTGCTGGTCCACGACTTTCCCAACTGTACGTGGCAGCTCTTTTGGGAAGGCCCAAGGCCCCCCTCACCTGCAGGTGGGTGATGTTGCGGTCGATGTTCATGGTGGACGTCTCGCAGTTCTCGGAGATATACTTGTAATCCTCGGGGCAGGGCTCCCCGTCCACACCGTTGACACAGGGAATGGGCACATTCTCATAGCCCCGAGCCACATCCCTAAAGAAGAGGGGGAGTCTCGGTTGGGGAGCTAGAGCAGGGGTGAGGGGCTCCCCTAGATACAAGGAGAGAGCTGGGGAGGTGCCTGGGCACGGGGAAGGGACAGGACTCAGGGGAGTCAGGTTGCCAGATAAAACGCAGGACAGCcagttatatttgaattttaataaacaagaaatgggccgggcgcggtggctcatgcctgtaatcctagcactctgggaggccgaggcgggtggatcgctcgaggtcaggagttcgagaccagcctgagcaagagcaagacaccgtctctactaaaaatagaaagaaattatctggccaactaaaatatatatatataaaaaaaaaattagccgggcatggtggcgcatgcctgtagtcccagctactcgggaggctgaggcaggaggatcgcttaagcccaggagtttgaggttgctgtgagctagactgacaccatggcactcactctagcccgggcaacaaagcaagactctgtctcaaaaataaataaataaacaagaaatgacTTTTCAGTATATGTATGtccccattcttttttctttttttgagacacagtctcactctgttgcccgggctagagtgccgtggcgtcagctcacagcaacctcaaactcctgggctcaagcgatcctcctggctcagcctcccaagcagctgggaccacatgCACGTGCCACTACActtggctaatttctctattttttgtagagtcggggtctcgctcttgctcagattggtctgaactcctggcctcaagtgattctcctgcttcggcctcccagagtgctaggattacaggtgtgggccaccgcaCCCAGCGGCACTAGACATTCTTACATGAAAACAGTACGCTTTATTCATCTGAAATGCCAGTTAACTGGGTGtctgtcttctatttttatttgctgcaTCTGGCAATCCtagtggggagaggggctgggtggTTCTGGGGACTCAGTGGGGCATGCGGAGGGTTTGGGGGATATTATGGGGCTGTATgagacgggggggggggcaggtggcAGTTCTGGGTTTGGGGGGCgatggggggtggaggtgggtgcAAATCTCACCGGCAGATGATCTTCTCAGTGCGGATAGCTCGATTTCCCACCCCGAGCCGCAGCTTGCGGTTGAGCTGGAGCGCAAACCACACGTCGGAGCGCTCGGGAGTCAGGTCCCACGCCGTGTCTCCCTCCTTGTTCCGCAGCTCAGGGTTGGCGCCACGTGACAGGAACAACCTGGGCAGGGGACAGGCCACCCACGTGTGGGGTCTGGGGCTGTGAGAGGTGGGGAAAGGGccgtggggtggggtgtgggctcACAGCACGCAGTCGTGGTAGCTCTCCCGGGCCGCGATGTGCAGGGGCGTGTCCCCATGGTAGTTGACGGCATGGAGGTCACAGCGGGCATTCAGGAGGACCTCAGCGATGGCAGCGCTGCCAGTGAAGGAGGCCCAGTGTAGGCAGATGTTTTCCTCCTGCggaggtggggagggatgggGTGCAGGCAGCTAAGCCCTTGGATCCAGCCTCCCCCCTTGCTCGGGGGCCTGGGgctgtccccacctcctccccacgcaTCCAAGTTCCCACTCACGTTGTCAGTGAGGGTGACGTCGGCACCCCGTGTCAGCAGCATGCGGATCACCTCAATGTGCTTGTGTTCCGCGGCCCAGATGATGGGCGTCCACCCCCCGCTGTCCtgtgggtgggaagggggtgacggagggagggcaggcagctGGCCCTGCTCACCGAAGCGGCACACGGTCAAGGGCACACGTCTGGAGCCAGACGTGGAGCGTGACTCCTGGCTCCACCACCCACaagctgtgggaccctgggcaagCCACCTAATGTCTCTGGGTCTCatttccctcatctataaaacaggactAAATAGTGCCTATTGGCTCCAGGCTGTGGAGAGAACGAGAATGCGGAGGTAATCTAAAAAATGCAGCCAGGTGTTTCCTTACatctgaggaaaaagaaaaaaaaaaatactaagcagctgggtgcagtggctcacacctgtaatcctagtattttgggaggctgaggtgggaggatcgagtgaggccaggagttcaagaccagcctgagcaacatagtgaggctctgtgtttaaaaaaaaaaatttagcggggtgtggtggcatgtacctgttgAGTCCCtaaactctagcctgggcaacagagtgaggccttgttgtaaaaaacaaaacaaaacaaaacaaaaagtaaaacacagaaaatgaagaaataaataaaaaccacaggctggctgtggtggctcacgcctgtaatcctagcactctgggaggccgaggcgggaggatcacttgaggtcaggagttcgagaccagcctgagcaagagtgagactcggtctctaccaaaaatagaagaaagtagccgggcatggtggtgcatgcctgtagtcctagtcactcgggaggctgaggcaggaggattgcttgggcccaggagtttgaggttgcagaagctgtgatgataccacagcactctacccaggataatagagagagactgtctccaaaaaaaaaaaaaaaaaaaaaaaaaaaaaaaaaaatccagagagggctgggtgctgtggtgtacacttgggaggttgaagcaggaggatggcctgggcccaggatttcaaggctgcagtatGCTCTGATCACGCCTGTgaattgccactgcactccagcctgggcaacacagcaagacctctgtctcttaaaaatacaaaacaaaaaaccacatttACTAAATCTGCCTATTCAAAAGTCCTAGGTGCAGTGGCAACCCCATAGCAATAAACACTGCAGGGCACACAGATCACACACTGTAAAAAGTGTTTCCCATGTAAAGGAGCAAGGGTTTCCTAGAGAAATGGTAGATTCTGAGTGTGGGGCAGGAAATGTGCTGAAAGACCAAGAGACTCTCAAAGGCCACAGGGTCCTACTACAAGGGGCTTCTCCCGGACAAAGACGGAACAATTCAAAGACCAAAAAGAATGTCAGTAACAGAGTAAAACACGTACAACCTATGAAAACCCAAGAGTTAATGAAAAAGCCTCTGTGGACACTTTCAGAGATTGAGGCAGGAACCAATTATTCTGCAAATTGATAAAGAGAAAGAAGCGAGAATAAGAAAACAGTGAGGAGAAATACAGATGAAGAAGGAAGGCGGGGACAGGAGGGGtgtgacacagagagaaagggTCAGGGATCAGATAAGGAGAAAGGGGACCCCAGGCCTGGGGCCGGGCCGTGCAACCCAGGTGCCAGGGACCCAGGGGAGCTGCCTGGGCGCTGACCTGGGCGTTGACGTCCACCTGTCCTGTGCCGAGCAGCAGGTTGACCATCTCTAAGTTCCCGATTTTGGCCGCATGGTGGAGACAGGTGGAGCCATCCTCCTCCTGAGGAGACACGGGTAGATAAGCCCTCTGGCCGCCACCCCAAAGCTGGTCCCTGACTCCCGGGGCCACTCCCTGCTGCCTGCCCGGCTGACGCACCTTGCTGTAGACGCAGCCGCCACGCTGCACCATGTAGCGGGCCACCTCCAGGTGGTTGTTCACCACGGCCTCCATCAGCGGCGTCCGTTGCTGCTTGTCCACTGCATTGATGTTGGCTCCAGCCtgtgaggagggcaggagggctggcACCAGGGAGgcgctgggcaggggaggggtccGAGGCAGAGGGCCGGCCCGTGCTGACCTGCAGCAGCACGTGGCAGATCTCCACGGAGCCCTTCTGGGCAGCCGCGTGCAGGGGCGTGCGCTTGCTCTGCTGGTCGCTCTGGAAGTTGGGGTCCAGGTTGTCCACTGCGGGGAGAGCCCGCCACACCGGGAGAGGGAGGGATAAGCGGTAAGCAAGCTAGGGGGTGGGTGGCACTTCCTCCAGTAAGGCTTCTCAGGGCCCCAACCAGGTCAGGAGCCCCTCTTGGGCATCCTCTGTGCTCGCCTCCACCATGGCACTGGTCGGAGGGCGGGGCTCCAGAGCACCAGCTCTGCCTGGGCTCAAAGCCGGCCCTGCCACGCACCGCCACTCAACCTCCTTGTGCCTTTGTGCAGGGAAGGCCTCAGTGGGTTAATGTGTGTGAGCACTCAGAACAGTACCCGGCACCTACGAGTCACCACCGTCCCCACGGTCACAGGCTATGTGTGCCTTTCTCTCGCCACACTAAGTCCTTCAGGACAAGGACTGTACTCCTGGCCCTGAGCCCCGTGCCTGGCATACAGTCGGTGCTCAGCCAAGGTGtgctggaggaaggagaggcacTCACACAGCATCAGGATCACCTTCTGCAGCTCCCCCTGCTTCACTGACAGGTACAGCTGCCGGGGGTGGAAACGGAGCTTCTTCCGCCTGCCATaggagggagggggggaggcGGCGCTCAgattccagcctcagcctcagccccgCTCCGCCGTGCCTGAGAGCAGCCCCTCGCTCACCTCTCTGACTCCTGGATGACCAGGGCCTTTTCCAGGGCCTCCCGGCCCGGCCCCAGCGGCAGCCCCACGGCTGAGAGGCAGCCCCCATTAGGCAGGGTCAGGGATGGCCCCGAGCTGTCGATGGTGTCGGTCAGGGGGTCACACGGTGGGCGCCGGGGCTCCCCGTGCCCTCGCATCCGGGCGCTGTGGGAGAAGGTGCTGATGTCTGGGGGAGACAGGAATGGGGCAGGAAACAGACAGAAGACAAGGGGGGCCCGTACCTGGGCTGGGAAGTGTCTGCTCTCCCAGGGGCGTCCTGTGCCAGTGGTGGGGGCGCAGGGGCTGCAGTGCCGGCTGGTGGGGTTACCCCATCACCCCGGGGGATGGTCACCTCCTGGGCCTCGGAAGCATCTTCCCCACAGTGGGGACAAAAGACCATGCCATTCAGCTGGGACACACAGGCCTTATGGAAGCGGTGGGCCACACGGAAGTCAGGGTGGCACTCCAGGAAGGTGCCCTGGGGGCAGGGAAAGGACACGGTCAGGCTCGCAGGGCCTCCTGCCCTATGGGGAAcgccaccccctgccccactgGTGACTCACTGCTGTGCAGAAGTAGCCGCAGCCTGGGCAGCAGTGGTGTTTGACCATGCGGGCGCGGTGGGTCTCACAGAGCACCATCAGGGCCACACGGCTGGATGGCCTCATGGTCTCCCGCTTAAGGATCGCGGTGTTGCAGCCCAACAGCTGCAGGCAGTGAGGATGGGCAGGAAGAGAGGGTGaggctggggcccagggctggACCCCCTGCTCATCTCCCACCAGCCCACGGCCCACCTCTCCGTCCACGCTCTCGGTGGCCATGCACTTGTGCCCCGCTCTCTCGCTGATGCGGTCGATCTTGGGTGCCTCCATGCGGCAGCTGCAGAGCGGCAACTCCTCAAACCCCCGCTCTGTCTCCAGCGAAGACGTGTCATTGGACACCCCTTGGATGGAGGAAAAAGCAAGCTGAAGAGGGCTCTGCCCCTCACCTACTGGATCCCTGGCAGCTCTTCTCACTCccgccccacctctccctccacgCTCCAGAACCCCCAAAGCCTGGTACAGACACCCTGGCTCTGGCAgtgttcccctcctcccctttccctcctgccCTGAGGGCGCCCCCTAGTGGCTCCCTGTCCCAGCAATCGGCAATTACCAGCGTGGTTGGGGGACAGGGTCCCCTCGCTGGGCAGCTCCAGGGACCCCAGAGGGACCTCCATGTACTCACTGGGGCCTGAGGAGCCCACACCATTCACTCctgacacagagacagagagggtgAGAGTGCGAGCTCACAGGTGCCTGGACGAGTGGGTACATGCGGGTGGACATGCGTGAGCGTGTGTGTACGTGCGCGCTCTCCGGGCTAGGAGGGGACTCCATAAAGGGACGCAAAAACAGAGGCGCCTCCTCACCTCGAGGCTCCTTGGCCCGTGGAGGCTCCCGCTTCCGCCGTTTCCGAGAAGGCTTCACCCACGGGCTGTCCTTCCGCCATTTCTTCTTGGCCTTGCGCCGGCCACTGGAACCACTCTGAAGAGGAAGAGGGTTAGGGAcctcgccccgcccccagccatcCCTCCAGGACTCAGACCTCCAGCCCCACAGGCCCCACTCCTCTGGAGATGCCACCCACTCTCACCCGATCTGACTGATTCCCTGactcctcatcttcctcttcttcttcctcctcttcttcctcttcctcctcctcttcttcttcttcctcttcttcctcctcttcactcAGTTGTTCAGCCAGAGCTTCAACTTCAGACTGAGAGAGACAGAGCAGGACATATCCAACCCCCAGGACTCAATgacataaataaaggaaaaaaaccaccaccaccaccaccaccgccgccgccaccaccacAGCCACCCAGGTGTGGCTCCCTGTAGAAGGTAAGTGTGGGCAGCAAAGGAGGCAAAGGGCAGGGTAAAGAGAGGATGTGTGGAACATTAGACAGCAGTGAAAAGGTGCTGAAGCTACAACAGTGTATATGGGTCTTGGCAacacaatattaaataaaaaaagttgCGGAAGATAAACATATAGTTCAATGCCCATTTTATGAGGTTCACAGATAGGCAAGACTACCAATGGCTGCTAAAAACACTAGATGAAAAGCTAATGAGGAACTTTATAACGAAGGCATCAGGCTGACATCACCTAAACCCACTGGTTAATTTTCATGTCACCAATAAGAATGACCAGACGCTCTTCGCGTCCTAACGTGATGCCATCCGAAGCACACATACCCACTGCCAAGTCTTCTTGGAACCTGAAGCTGATCATGCTTCTAGATCTATCAGTTCACAGGAAATACTGGGCAGAGAGGAATGTGTCACTCCCCACCCAATCAGCCAACTTCTGAATATGAGAAATTCTGTAGGGCAACTGACCTGgattcttcaacaaataaatagggaggaaaaatatttttagaagacagGGAAACCTAAATACCAAAAGAGTCCTAAGACATGTGTCAATCAAATCAACCTGTGGACCTCATTTGGATTTGATAAAAAGCCATTCATGAACAATTGAGGAAGTGTGAAGACTGACAGGTTATTACATGGTATTAGGAAGTACTTTCTAGGTGTGAAAATAGTAACGCAGTGATGTTAAAAAGAGATCTTATATTTAGAGATATGTATGGAAACATTTCTAGGTAAAATGATACgtatgtctgggatttgctttagaACAGTCCAGCAAGGGTGGGTGTAAGCATACAGATGGGTCAAGACCAGATGTGGATTAACACCCGTTGGAGCTGGGTGATAGGTACATGGGAGCTCGCTGTTCTACTCTTGCATGGACATCTGAAAGTGT encodes the following:
- the EHMT2 gene encoding histone-lysine N-methyltransferase EHMT2 isoform X1: MRGLPRGRGLMRARGRGRAAPPGSRGRGRGGPHRGRGRPRSLLSLPRAQASWAPQLPTGLTSPSVPCLPSQGEAPAEMGALLLEETRGAPERVHGSLGDNPRTEETLPKANPDSLEPAGPSSPASVTVTVGDEGADTPVGPIPLIGDEPETLEGDGDLHGGRILLGHATKSFPSSPSKGGACPSRAKMSMTGAGKSPPSVQSLAMRLLSMPGAQGTASAGPEPPPATTGPEGQPKVHRARKTMSKPGNGQPPVPEKRPPEVQHFRMSDDVHSLGKVTSDMAKRRKLNSGAGLSEELGSARGSGEVTVQKGDPGPLEEWETVVGDDFSLYYDSYSVDERVDSDSKSEVEALAEQLSEEEEEEEEEEEEEEEEEEEEEEEEDEESGNQSDRSGSSGRRKAKKKWRKDSPWVKPSRKRRKREPPRAKEPRGVNGVGSSGPSEYMEVPLGSLELPSEGTLSPNHAGVSNDTSSLETERGFEELPLCSCRMEAPKIDRISERAGHKCMATESVDGELLGCNTAILKRETMRPSSRVALMVLCETHRARMVKHHCCPGCGYFCTAGTFLECHPDFRVAHRFHKACVSQLNGMVFCPHCGEDASEAQEVTIPRGDGVTPPAGTAAPAPPPLAQDAPGRADTSQPSARMRGHGEPRRPPCDPLTDTIDSSGPSLTLPNGGCLSAVGLPLGPGREALEKALVIQESERRKKLRFHPRQLYLSVKQGELQKVILMLLDNLDPNFQSDQQSKRTPLHAAAQKGSVEICHVLLQAGANINAVDKQQRTPLMEAVVNNHLEVARYMVQRGGCVYSKEEDGSTCLHHAAKIGNLEMVNLLLGTGQVDVNAQDSGGWTPIIWAAEHKHIEVIRMLLTRGADVTLTDNEENICLHWASFTGSAAIAEVLLNARCDLHAVNYHGDTPLHIAARESYHDCVLLFLSRGANPELRNKEGDTAWDLTPERSDVWFALQLNRKLRLGVGNRAIRTEKIICRDVARGYENVPIPCVNGVDGEPCPEDYKYISENCETSTMNIDRNITHLQHCTCVDDCSSSNCLCGQLSIRCWYDKDGRLLQEFNKIEPPLIFECNQACSCWRNCKNRVVQSGIKVRLQLYRTAKMGWGVRALQTIPQGTFICEYVGELISDAEADVREDDSYLFDLDNKDGEVYCIDARYYGNISRFINHLCDPNIIPVRVFMLHQDLRFPRIAFFSSRDIRTGEELGFDYGDRFWDIKSKYFTCQCGSEKCKHSAEAIALEQSRLARLDPHPELLPELGSLAPVNT
- the EHMT2 gene encoding histone-lysine N-methyltransferase EHMT2 isoform X7; its protein translation is MAAAAGAAAAAAAEGEAPAEMGALLLEETRGAPERVHGSLGDNPRTEETLPKANPDSLEPAGPSSPASVTVTVGDEGADTPVGPIPLIGDEPETLEGDGDLHGGRILLGHATKSFPSSPSKGGACPSRAKMSMTGAGKSPPSVQSLAMRLLSMPGAQGTASAGPEPPPATTGPEGQPKVHRARKTMSKPGNGQPPVPEKRPPEVQHFRMSDDVHSLGKVTSDMAKRRKLNSGAGLSEELGSARGSGEVTVQKGDPGPLEEWETVVGDDFSLYYDSYSVDERVDSDSKSEVEALAEQLSEEEEEEEEEEEEEEEEEEEEEEEEDEESGNQSDRSGSSGRRKAKKKWRKDSPWVKPSRKRRKREPPRAKEPRGVSNDTSSLETERGFEELPLCSCRMEAPKIDRISERAGHKCMATESVDGELLGCNTAILKRETMRPSSRVALMVLCETHRARMVKHHCCPGCGYFCTAGTFLECHPDFRVAHRFHKACVSQLNGMVFCPHCGEDASEAQEVTIPRGDGVTPPAGTAAPAPPPLAQDAPGRADTSQPSARMRGHGEPRRPPCDPLTDTIDSSGPSLTLPNGGCLSAVGLPLGPGREALEKALVIQESERRKKLRFHPRQLYLSVKQGELQKVILMLLDNLDPNFQSDQQSKRTPLHAAAQKGSVEICHVLLQAGANINAVDKQQRTPLMEAVVNNHLEVARYMVQRGGCVYSKEEDGSTCLHHAAKIGNLEMVNLLLGTGQVDVNAQDSGGWTPIIWAAEHKHIEVIRMLLTRGADVTLTDNEENICLHWASFTGSAAIAEVLLNARCDLHAVNYHGDTPLHIAARESYHDCVLLFLSRGANPELRNKEGDTAWDLTPERSDVWFALQLNRKLRLGVGNRAIRTEKIICRDVARGYENVPIPCVNGVDGEPCPEDYKYISENCETSTMNIDRNITHLQHCTCVDDCSSSNCLCGQLSIRCWYDKDGRLLQEFNKIEPPLIFECNQACSCWRNCKNRVVQSGIKVRLQLYRTAKMGWGVRALQTIPQGTFICEYVGELISDAEADVREDDSYLFDLDNKDGEVYCIDARYYGNISRFINHLCDPNIIPVRVFMLHQDLRFPRIAFFSSRDIRTGEELGFDYGDRFWDIKSKYFTCQCGSEKCKHSAEAIALEQSRLARLDPHPELLPELGSLAPVNT
- the EHMT2 gene encoding histone-lysine N-methyltransferase EHMT2 isoform X10, with the protein product MAAAAGAAAAAAAEGEAPAEMGALLLEETRGAPERVHGSLGDNPRTEETLPKANPDSLEPAGPSSPASVTVTVGDEGADTPVGPIPLIGDEPETLEGDGDLHGGRILLGHATKSFPSSPSKGGACPSRAKMSMTGAGKSPPSVQSLAMRLLSMPGAQGTASAGPEPPPATTGPEGQPKVHRARKTMSKPGNGQPPVPEKRPPEVQHFRMSDDVHSLGKVTSDMAKRRKLNSGAGLSEVEALAEQLSEEEEEEEEEEEEEEEEEEEEEEEEDEESGNQSDRSGSSGRRKAKKKWRKDSPWVKPSRKRRKREPPRAKEPRGVSNDTSSLETERGFEELPLCSCRMEAPKIDRISERAGHKCMATESVDGELLGCNTAILKRETMRPSSRVALMVLCETHRARMVKHHCCPGCGYFCTAGTFLECHPDFRVAHRFHKACVSQLNGMVFCPHCGEDASEAQEVTIPRGDGVTPPAGTAAPAPPPLAQDAPGRADTSQPSARMRGHGEPRRPPCDPLTDTIDSSGPSLTLPNGGCLSAVGLPLGPGREALEKALVIQESERRKKLRFHPRQLYLSVKQGELQKVILMLLDNLDPNFQSDQQSKRTPLHAAAQKGSVEICHVLLQAGANINAVDKQQRTPLMEAVVNNHLEVARYMVQRGGCVYSKEEDGSTCLHHAAKIGNLEMVNLLLGTGQVDVNAQDSGGWTPIIWAAEHKHIEVIRMLLTRGADVTLTDNEENICLHWASFTGSAAIAEVLLNARCDLHAVNYHGDTPLHIAARESYHDCVLLFLSRGANPELRNKEGDTAWDLTPERSDVWFALQLNRKLRLGVGNRAIRTEKIICRDVARGYENVPIPCVNGVDGEPCPEDYKYISENCETSTMNIDRNITHLQHCTCVDDCSSSNCLCGQLSIRCWYDKDGRLLQEFNKIEPPLIFECNQACSCWRNCKNRVVQSGIKVRLQLYRTAKMGWGVRALQTIPQGTFICEYVGELISDAEADVREDDSYLFDLDNKDGEVYCIDARYYGNISRFINHLCDPNIIPVRVFMLHQDLRFPRIAFFSSRDIRTGEELGFDYGDRFWDIKSKYFTCQCGSEKCKHSAEAIALEQSRLARLDPHPELLPELGSLAPVNT